In the Eretmochelys imbricata isolate rEreImb1 chromosome 20, rEreImb1.hap1, whole genome shotgun sequence genome, gcaggagcgctggctgtcgtgggagctcctggctaccccagccctggcctctcccagcagggggcgctgtggggagcggggcaggagagctggctgttgcgggagctcctggctactccagtcccagtctctcccagcagggggtgctgtggggagcggggcaggagcgctggctgtgggaggTGCTCCAGGCCACTCCAGTCCCGGCCACTCcagtcccagcccctcccagcagggaCTGGGAGCCCCAAGGTGCAGCCCCTAACTGGAGGGACCACAGCTGTGAAGAGTCATGTGACTTATTGGGGGTCTCTGTAAGTAGAAGAGGCTGGGTGTCCGGGGTGGGTGGAGGAGACGGGGTGCTTGTGGGGGCTGGGGAAGTCacagcaggagcaggggcaggagtcCAGCAGCAAGGCTAGCAGGGGGTCCTGATCCGAGGGTGACCGAAGCCCTAGGAAAGGACTAGACGGACGTGGGGATCCTGGATCcaagggctgaaggtgactgttTTCTGTTCAGTAAGATGAATTAaccaggctctgggagggcagtggggtgtaGTGGTCGGTGGGGAGActggattagaacccaggagtcctagctctgGAAGGGGAGCGCCAGGCGGGCTGGGGAGTAGGACTCCTGCATTCTGTTCCCAGTTGCCATGGTCTCTGAGTGCCACCACggtgaaggaggaggggaaactgaggcacacacgcAACCAGGGTGCAGTGACCTTGTGGGGCGCACGCTGGCTGCAGGGCAAACCCCCCGCTCCTGCAGtgccctctccctctcctccgtAAGCAGGAGCGCAGACTCGTATCGAACGGCCCCGTCCCCTGTGCTGAGAGCTCTTGCACGCCAGCCGGTTGGAGCTGCACCACGGGGCCCGCTCGCTGGGCTGGAACTCTTCCGGCCTGCCAGGGTCACGGGCTGCTGGCGGGCTCCCAGTGCCGCTGACTCAGAGCCCAGGCATCCCAAGGTGTGCTCGGCGTCTGATAACCTGCCTAGGCAAGGAGCTGCGTGAACCGGAAGGAACCGCCCCGAGCAGGCAGTCCGGAGGAGCCACCGTTGGGACAGGAGGATCTGATCCTGAGGACTAGACTCCTCCGGGGCCGGGTGAACAGCCAGGCTCCTCGCTGGGTAAAGGGATCGGAGAGGGTTACATGCCATGGCTGCTTTTGGCACTTTGCTCTTTCCACTCCCCCCGTCTTATCGTCTTCCCCTCGTCTTCCCCCTCTTTGCACAGCCATCCCGGGCGCCAACCGCAACCTTAGTGGTGATCTGACAGTAGGTTCTAGAGCCGTGGTTCTCAGGAAACCAGTTActgtggcatggggggggggggggcgtggagtttttatagcatgttggggaggcCTCACAaaggaaaaagttgagaacccctggtttaaaggCCCCGATCGGGATCGGCTCCCCCTGCCATCGGGCTGGGTGCTGTGCAGGCCCCAGTTGAGATTGGGGGTGCCCCGGCCATGCCGGGTGCTGCTCAGCCCTGAAGAgcgtctctgccctgaagagctcacagacGACAGAGACACAGCGAGAGGAAGGATTGGTATCCTGCATTTTACCATTTTGTCTATTTCTCGTTGTCTGCAGCGTCCGGCacagcggggccctgatctcaacgGGGGCATGGACATGCAGGGGGtgggactcgatgacctcctgtggtcccttccaacccggatagtctgtgattctatgacactgcCCTGTCCTGAGGTCAGAGGCTGGGAGAGATCAGGCTGCGGGGGTCTGGGGGGAATGGGCCGGGAGGTCAGagtccggggggcgggggggggcactaAACCAGTTGCTGGGAGGAAGATGTTGCTGCTGACCTGTGACCCTTTGCCGCCCAGGAGGCCTacgcagaggtgaccatggagttgGCCAAGGAGAAGCTCAGGAAGGAGTTGGAGGAGGAGCTGAAGCTCAGCACGGAGGAGCTGCGGAGCCACGCGTGGTACCACGGCTGCCTGCCACGGGAGGTACCCACGATTCCGATCTATTAGgcgtattatggtagtgcccagaggccccagctgaggtCAGGCCCCATTGCCCTGGCTGCGGCATAGATCCCATGGAGCTCAGTCCCACCAGCCCAGGAGGCTCGGTATCCCTGGTTTACGGAGGGGGACCCAGAagtgcagggaggggaagtgacttggccaaggtcacacagaaagtcagtgacagagccagggatggatcccaggagtcctgactcccagccccctctccccgccgctctaaccactagaccccactcccctcccagagccagaaaaggaacccaggagtcctgtctcccagcccctgctctaaccactagaccccactcccctcccagagccaggaatgaaacccaggagtcctgtctcccagcccctgctctaaccactagaccccactcccctcccagagccaggaatgaaacccaggagtcctgactcccagcacccccccggctctaaccactagaccccactcccctcccagaaccaggaatgaaacccaggagtcctgtctccctgcccccgctctaaccactagaccccgctcccctcccagagccaggaatgaaacccaggagtcctgtctccctgcccctgctctaaccactagaccccactcccctcccagagccaggaatgaaacccaggagtcctgtctccctgcccccgctctaaccactagaccccgctcccctcccagagccagaaaaggaacccaggagtcctgactcccagcccccccccccgctctaaccactagtcccgCTGCCTGCCATCCCCACCAATGAACAGCCCTTGTCTCCCCAGGAGGCCGAGTCCCTGCTGGGGGAGGACGGGGATTTCCTGATCCGGGactcaggctccagccagggGGACTATGTGCTGTCCTGCCGCTGGCGGGGTGAGACCCTGCACTTCAAGATCATCCGGGTGGTGCTGCGCCCTCGCCAGGGCTACTCCCGCACCCTCTTCCAGTTCGAGCAGGACCAGTTCGACAACGTGCCGGCCCTGGTGCGCTTCTACGTGGGCAACTGCAAGCCCATCTCGGAGACCTCGGGCGCCGTGGTCTCTCGGCCCCTCAACCGGGACGTGCCGCTGCGCTGGCTGCAAGAGCGCTACGGGGCCACCGGCCAGCCCCGTCTGGACGAGCAGGAGCCGGCCGAGGGGGACGCGGCTCCTGCCCACAGACTCGGCCGCCACAGACTCACCGCTGGGGAGATGCCGACAGAGGGGAACCTGCTCCGGTGAGCGCTGGGATGGGAAATGGCGCTGgttagagctggggctgggagtccagactcctgggttctccgcTCAATTCCAGGAGGGaggtggggtctagtggttagagccagggaagggcagggagtcaggacgcctgggttcggttcccagccctgggaggggagtggggggggcggggttgtggGTTTGAGCAGGGAGGACtcggagtcaggactcctgagttctattcccgcTGTACCATAGAGTCACAATGTGACCTCGGGGGAAGCCCGTTCCCCTttccttgcctcagttttcccatcagtGAAGTGGGTCTTCTGATCGTCTCACCTGGAGATGGGTTGTGATGCTAAATTCCTTGCTAAGTGCTTTCCGAACCCAGGGGGATAGGGGCTGCCCTCATTATTAACCCTGTGTCTGCCAAACTGCCCCCCGCGCTGTGGGCTGGGTCTGAAAGGCTGGTCCCTGGTGCCGTGCATGACTCACACGAGTGACTCGGGCTCCAAACTGGCTTCCCCACGAATGATCACGTTCCATGAAGCAGCCCAGCCCTGGCACGGAGGGCAGGATCCCCGATCCAACAGCTGGGCACATTACTCTGGCATCCCCTTCATTCTGGGCGTGGGTCCTTTGCAGCTTGGGGGTCTGCAGCGGCCTGGGGCTCACAGTGTCGCCACTTCTCCCTGCAGGGTGAAAGACAGGAGCGGGAGCCAGCCCACCGGGCTGGATCAGCTAGGCCGGCGCCCGCTGCTCTACACGGCACAGTCAGACAGTAACCTGCGGACAGGTGcgtgggagctggggctggagggcaaAGGCTGCCTCCACTGGGGGGAGGAGTATTAACCCCTTTCACCACCTGGGGGGGTACAGGGCAGGGGTTGGTTTGGCTGCTACCTTCAATGCAgttcctctggatttacaccgGTGTAACAGGATTTGTGCAGCCCCCTAGTGCAATGCTCCCAGGTGATTCCGTAATGCAGCTAATAGataatgtacagtgcctagcacgctCCTGGTCCATTAgcggggctcctaggtgctaccataatgcaTCTATTAGATGCCTTAATatgcagaaggtttaaaacaaacaaaaggaagtattttttcacacaacacatagttaacctgtggaactccttgccggaggatggtgtgaaggccaagactataacagggttaaaaaaagaactagataagttcatggagggtaggtccatcaatggctattagccgggatgggcagggatggtgtccctagcctctgtttgccagaagctgggaatgggcgacaggggatggatcatgcgatgattccctgttctggggcattccctctggggcacctggcattggccgctgtcagaagacaggatacttggatagattgacctttggtctgacccagtgtggctgttcttatgtataatgtacagcgcctagcacactcCTGGTCCACGAGCAGGGCGCCTAGACACTACCATAATACATCTAATAGATAatgtacagttcctagcacaacagggttcTGGACCATGACAAGGGCTCCCAGGCATTACCGTAATACACCAAATAACGGACTCCTTATAAGCCAGATCCTCAAGCTGGTGTAAATTTGCATCTCTCCTGTGACTCCAATGCCCATTtctgccagctggggatctggccctgctACATATCACCATCGCTCTGATTGCCACCCCGCTGCTTTCACGCCGGTGTAACTCCCCTGTCCCTTTGGGAGCGACTCCGGATTCACACCAGTCCTGGCTGAGATCAGAACCAGGCTCTGTGGGAACCACGTGTCCGGCTGCTCCGCTCCCCGCTCTGACATGGTCCCGTCTCCTTCTGCAGGCAGCCCGGAAGCTCCAGCCGGCACCCAGGAATGGAGCAAGCTCCCGCCCCCCTCACCCGTCTTCCGCACTGGCAGCGACCCCGTGCTgcggccccccgccccccggtgcCTAGACCCCGAGGGGGGTGCAGCCCTGAGCGGCTCGGAGGGGCAGCTGCACTCCAGGgctccccccaagcccctgcgGGCCCCTTCCATGCTGGTGGGCGACGCCCCCCAGGAGCAGCCCAGCACCTACTGCGAGCTGGTGCCCAAAGCCCCGGCCGGCCTGCGGAGCCACGTGGCTCGGCTGCACACCGAGGAGAAGTGGCGTGGCCGGGCCCGGGCCACAGACACGGCCTTCGGCTTCCTCGAGGATGAGGGGGTGCCGCTCCCTCGGCCATGCCACTACGAGGAGGACTTTGTGCGCCCTCTACTGGAGACAGCCTCCTccttccagccccacagcttcccctCGCTCCTCCTGCCCCCCGACAACAAGCCCCTGGAGCCCGGCGCCCTCAAACGGCTCAAGGACCTCTTCACCCGGCATGACTGCCGGACCATGGCCCTGCATGTCCTCTACATGGACTGTCTGGtaagggggagctgggagccaggactcctgggttctatccctagctctgagaggggagtggggtgtagtggttagagcaggagggtgctgggagctaggactcctggattctatccccagctctcGGAGGGGACTGGGGTCTAATAGTTAGGGGGGGCACGgtgccaggattcctgggttccagtcccagctctCTTGCTAACTCACTATGCAACTAtggcctgtgcctcagtttcccccatctgtatgGTGAGGGGGATGAGAGTGCCCTCCAGGgcagtggggtgcggggaggtgaGCTGGTTGTGAGGCTTTGAGATCCTTTTTGTGGAAGACCCCACAGAGCcatagcatttaaggccagaCAGGATCATTGGCCTGGATATCACGGGCTACCAGCGCCACGGTAGCCAGTGACACCCAGCACCCAGACGCTAAACCCGACCGGCATGGGTATGTGGGTGGCATTACCCCCTGCCTCTAACAGCCCTGGACCCCAGGACCCCCTGGGAATGCAGTCGGACCCTGGGGGTAAAAACTGGCCACTGGGGTCTGTGCACTTGTACCCCAGCCATGCCCAGCGGCTGCTCCGCTCTCCCCCGGGGGGAAGCTCGGGGGGCTTGTTATCCTGCGCGGGTGGCCCCATCTCATAGCTCTCCAGCCCAATTCATAGAGAGCTCCTCTCCTctcatgcccagccccacccgTGGTTCTCAGACTCTCCCCCCTCCAAGAGGGCCCATTGCACCGGCCCTTCCCAGAGCTGAGACCTTGCCAGCTTAGTGAAGCGGCAGCCTGTGGGTAGAAAGGGTTAAATATTGAGGGGGTGGGAGAATGCTTGCGGGGGTAGGGGATCTCGGGGGCTATGGaactgtccccacccccaccataagGGGAATGGGTAGGAGCCCCATAGCTCCGATGGGAAGCAGCCCTGGAGAACAGGAAGTCGGAGATCGGCATAGTTATAGCGGGTTGGGGTCGGCActgcctgtggggggagagtgccccctcctgagccccccgccctgctcctttGTAGCACAGTACCCCCTAGCATAActgtgtggggagagcgccccctactgatccccactccctgcagcccagcgatCCTGGAGATGAGTAGGGGGTGGCTTATGGACCGACGGGGACCCTCCCTCCTTGGTCTTTGCATGGGCCTGCTTAAGCCTGGCTGGGGGTACTGCTCGCTCCCCAGCAAATGTGGAATGGGGGGATCGGCGTATCCAGGGGCTCTCAGTGTAATAAGAAAAGGCCCTGTCCCTTGGGGGACCCAGTGACCTCGCTCCCCCCGCCGGCAGGAGGGTCCCTTTGTCCCGGCAGATCTCAGGCCCTCACCCCTGCGCTTGTTTGTTGCTTGCACCAGGTTGGCAGGATCACCAGGGTGCCCAGGGAGCAGCAGCAAGCGATGGGGGTAAGCTCGGGTCTGGAGCTGATCACCCTGCCTCACGGGCACCAGCTGCGCCTGGACCTGTTGGAAAGGTACCAGCCTgggggagcagggtgtggggaCGGAGGCTGCGGGATGAGGTGTAGCAGTGTTGAAATGCGGCTGCCTCTGGGTGAGGGCGTGAGGGTGGCGCAAGAGCTCAGCAGGATTTGCactggcaggaggaggagctggagtcTAGTGAAAGCCGCGGGGGACAGTTAGAATAAAACTTAGCCGGGACATGGCTGGGTAAAGCCCTTTACTGACCACAGAATAGGTTAAGACTGCACTTAAGGGCTCGTCTgcatgaacatttagtttgcgGCAAGCTAGGGTGGGagcctaccccccccacccccccggcctgCACGCTCTGCCCCTGTGCACCCAGGTGACGTGCGACGTGCAGTACCAGCTTGTGAATGTGCTTTGAAACACGACTGGATCAACTCACATTTCCAGTGGGCATCAGCCGGGgggctggtggtggggggcagttcaCACCCCTGGGTGCCGGAGTTATAGGTGTGTAGTGGAGACCAGATCTTAGAGCGTGGCCGGCTGGGGTaagttcccagccccagcttgctggggactaaatgtttgtgtagacaagctcgGCGCCTCCTAGCACTGCAGTGTGGTACTGAGGTCTGCACTGGCTGccagggggagagcgccccctcctGAAAGCCCCACTCACTGCAGCAGACCCCAATagcaccatgctggggcattAGGATCTGCACGGACTTAGAGCATGTCTACGCTACACGCCCTACGGCTGCAACGTGGCCCCCCCCCGGCacaacagaaggggttttcccatcGCCAAGCCACCCCCTCCAGCGGCAGTAACTAGGGCatcggaagaattcttctgtcacccGAGGGTGTTTGCACTGGGGCTTAGCTTGGCTTATCTAGATCatagggggaaaggggggggattAATTTCTTACACGTAGGCGGTTAACCTATGTTTTAAGTGGAGACCAGAGCTCAGCGGGGAGCActccccctcctgagcccctccccacgTTACGCAGGGGGGTGTTTCCCTTGCAGGTCTCCCATTTAACACACGCCCAAGCCCAGACCTGCTTAGCTTGCCCCAGGTAACGCCAGCCTCCCTTGAGCAGCTTCAGTCCCACCGCCCGCCCTGCTAGCGAGCGGTGGGGCTCAGCCCCTTGCGGTGTCTCTGTCCCTTCCAGGCACCATCTCATGGCCCTGGGCATCGCGGTGGACATCCTGGGCTGCACCGGGGGCGTGGCGGAGCGAGCCGGCACCCTGCACAAGATCGTCCAGCTGGCCGCGGAGCTGAAGGGCTCGGCCGGGGACCTGTTTGCTCTGTCGGC is a window encoding:
- the SH2D3A gene encoding SH2 domain-containing protein 3A, with amino-acid sequence MTLPCPEEAYAEVTMELAKEKLRKELEEELKLSTEELRSHAWYHGCLPREEAESLLGEDGDFLIRDSGSSQGDYVLSCRWRGETLHFKIIRVVLRPRQGYSRTLFQFEQDQFDNVPALVRFYVGNCKPISETSGAVVSRPLNRDVPLRWLQERYGATGQPRLDEQEPAEGDAAPAHRLGRHRLTAGEMPTEGNLLRVKDRSGSQPTGLDQLGRRPLLYTAQSDSNLRTGSPEAPAGTQEWSKLPPPSPVFRTGSDPVLRPPAPRCLDPEGGAALSGSEGQLHSRAPPKPLRAPSMLVGDAPQEQPSTYCELVPKAPAGLRSHVARLHTEEKWRGRARATDTAFGFLEDEGVPLPRPCHYEEDFVRPLLETASSFQPHSFPSLLLPPDNKPLEPGALKRLKDLFTRHDCRTMALHVLYMDCLVGRITRVPREQQQAMGVSSGLELITLPHGHQLRLDLLERHHLMALGIAVDILGCTGGVAERAGTLHKIVQLAAELKGSAGDLFALSAVMKGLQLPQVARLDQTWQKLRQTHTESAIAFEKDLKPFVKRLNRGEGNSSPGEVAVPHLLPLISLMEGEQLWDDHEESCDLLLRTLESARSIATSAGAYKATAEAKLQGFQATAELLEAFQTEFALRLFWGSKGAAADRAERYRKFDAILTVLSQKLEPARKTEP